TGTGGCCCACAAtgcctaaaatattcactatccAGCCTCTTACAGCAAAAGTCTGCCAACCCCTGGGGGTTGTCTAGCTCACTCAGATAGGGTTTAACGGAGACAGGCTACCAAGGGCAGGTTATAAACTTACAGGAGTTTCTTCTCCACTTTATCTCTTTGGAAGAGGTAATTTCCATTACTATCTGCCCAGATGTCTCATCTAGCCAAGCATAATACAAgccaaaaataatacaaatgtatcAAATGCCAGTCTCTTTAAAAAACCAACAATTTAAACCATAAGAGTTTTATCATCACAAAGCTCTCCCTCCTCTACATAATTAATCATACTTGGATGCGTGCCATCCTTTAAAACCTGGCTGTTAGGTCAAATAGAATTCTGTGTCATTATTACCATACGCCAGGATGGATAAGCACTCTTTGTGCTTtggttttgagatagggtctcactctgttgcttaagctagagtgcagtggcgcaatcacagctcactgtagccttgatctcccaagctcaagccatcctcctgcctcagcctcccaaacagctgggactacaggcacaagccaccacacccggctaatttttttgatttgttaggagggatggggtctcactatgttgctcaggttggtctcaaactcctcagctcaagagatcctcccaaagtgttgagattacaggcatgaggcactgtgcccagccagataaGCACATTATTACTGTGGCACCATAAAGGACAATTTTACAAAAATTCCAGTCAGCATGATACTAACAGTAGAGACActaaagaaaaatggattttgtACAGAATGATCATCCTTGcagtttttgcaaataaattatCCCAGGGCAGTTAAAGGCAAAAATAACTCTTTAACTTATACCCACAAACCTTAAATCTGTCTCAGTAATGGTATCACCTAGACCACCAACATATAGTGTAGTGATAGTTTTATCCTCTGGTGGGTCCAGCCGAGGCATTGTTGAAGCCCGCTTTAGAAGCTTGTCAGCTACAGGATCATTGATTCCGTAATATCGATCTTTAATATTCTGATCAGCAAGGGGGTCATCTGGATCTGTAGGCTTCTCATGTCTatgattcaagaaaaaaacaaggcatAAAGGTGAAACAAAGGTGAAAAAAATGGTATCTTCCAAGAGTAGCTACATATTAAAGTCCTAGATACACATTCTGAAGTGCCTTTTGAACTAGAAACTATGGTTTCTACCAAAATACAATTACCAAAATAGACCTAATACCAAGAGATTTACTGTATGACAAAAGGAATTCCTAGCCTCCTAAAAGCCATTAGGCCATCTAGGATGCCAAACTTTCCTTATAAATAAAAACTCTTGACATGATCCGCCCCCTCCTGCCCCCCAGAAAGGGACACATGATTACCCCTCTCTAGGTCAATGATTCTTAACACATTTGGGGTATTGTATTCCACTGAGAATCTGATTAAAGCTATGGACCTAGCTCCAGAGAAagcacatatattattttttagggGGTAGGGTTAACTAATCCCAAATTTAAGAACTCCTAATACAGATGCTTGACAGTCTTAACCAAAACATACACACCCTTTAGTAGTCTGACCTTACTTTGACTTCAACTATACATTGAGAGTCAAGTGTTTAAATCATGGCAGTGAAGATGTACTTCTCAGGTAGAAATGTTTAGGGCCGGCATCCATATTGTATGGCATAGCAATTTAGTTTCCAAGGCTCGATTGTAAGTAAAAACTACAATTTATTCATGCTCTTCTAAATTTCATAGTTCTAAGACATCAGATACACCACATTAGTTGTATGACCTTTAGATTTTAAAGCAGAAACAGTTTAAGCTAGCATCTCCCATTTCTTAGATGAGAAATCATCTGAAAGCAACTACTGAAAATGAGGCTTGGCTCTTGCCTGTATGGACATTCCTCTCCTCTCTTACACTCTCCTTTCACCCAGAAGGAGCAAATGTGGGGTCGATTCCTTTTGTAGTAGGGTGTGGTCCGGGCCAGTTTGAGCAGCATGTCACTGGTAGATGTGGCTTTCCCCAGCATGCCAACTGGCCGTGTTCCATCAGAGTTAGAAATCTAAGTGAGGATGacaaattcaaaagataaattaTGCAGACTGTGTCAATTCATTAGGATTTTTACCCAAAAAGTGGCAGCATACCTCTCTCTCCATATTCTGTGTATAGTACTCTTTGTTGACATCTGACTTTGGCATGTCATCTTTGAAAGACAATCCTGCGTCACGAACCTGGATGGGCAGGCCTGGtacaaaaaaagaggagagagacctcagatgtattttaaaacatatccaTACTAACCATGCACACAGAATACATcacctttcccttcccctccttcctatTTAGTACCAGAGACCTTACTATGTTTCTATTCAAACTCTTTAGCACCATCAGGTTACTTCTGCTACACAGCATGCTAAGAAATTGTCCAAATTCCTGAGCTGTCAGGAAATTTGATGAAATCAATGTTTTAGAAAAccttttaggctgggtgtggtggctcaggcctgtaatactagcactctggaaggctgggGCTGACGaacagcttgagtccaggagttcaagaccagtctggtcaacatagtgaagccccatttctacaaaaaatacaaaaattagctgggagtggtggtgtgcacctgtagtcctagctactcaggaggctgaggtggatcacctgaacttGGAAaggttaagactgcagtgagctgtgatcatgccactgcactccagcctgggcaacagtgagaccctgtctcaaaaacaaaaacaaaaaaattataaaagaaaatttttagatGAACAAACTGTGCCCATGGTCATATTCAACTTGTAAATTAGTAACGCACCTACTTTTTATTACAACATGATTTACCTAAAGTAAATGTAAAAGTGGTTTCTTTGGTTAGTCCTACAGATCATCTGGATAGTCACAGTCATGTAAGGGTCACTGTACTCCAGGACCAGACACCTCCTtaacaaacatataaataatattacataaaatgtgGCCAGAACTCTGACCAGAAGAGTAACTCTAATGAACTTAACATACATAAACTCATATATAGTTTTCCCTTTCCTTTAATAGTAGAAACTCTTgttgaaaaattatctttctgaAAAACAGTCACCtactgtttagaaaaaaaaaatactcccaAAAGCAGTTACTCTGAAACAGTAGCAATGTATCAGTTCTCACAACACAATTGAGACAAAAGTCTAAAGCACAAttaggctggctgtggtggctctgggaggccaaggtgggaggactgcttgaggccaggagttcaaaaccagcctgggcaaaatagtgacacacacacacacacacacacgtgcactgggtgtggtggtataccaggaggcagaggcataccaggaggcagaaggcgtgagcctaggagttcaaagttgtagtgagctgtgatcacaccactgtactctagcctgggtgacaaagtgagaccccaactcaaaaagtaaaataaaataaagcacaattACCCTGTGAGCTTCTGGTTGGCATGGTGGAAAAAAGCTCTGGATCAAGAAAGAAGCCTAAGGCAAATAAATTATCTGTCACAGGATCAATGCCTTTTACCTCACTTGGGCTGCAGAGATGAAGGCTgaggccacttttttttttttgagacggagtcttgctctgtcgcccaggctggggtgcagtggccggatcttagcttactgcaagctccgcctcccgggtttacgccattctcctgccttagcctcccgagtagctgggactacaggcgcccgccacctcgccctgctagttttttgtattttttagtagagatggggtttcaccgtgttagccaggatggtttcgatctcctgacctcgcgatccgcccgtctcggcctcccaaagtgctgggattacaggcttgagccactgcgcccggcctaggccACTTTTGATTAATTCCCAAATTTTCCTTAAGTTCCTACTATTGTTCAGGACTCTAGAACAGACTAATTATGGTTCTTTTCCTGGGAAAAGCAGACCACAGCAGACATTCCAAAGTGAAATCAGAACCAGAGCTAGGGTGAGAAGTGGGAGACAAAAGACTGGCTTGTAGTTTTAGGCACCTGCACACTTTCAGATCTATTGGACAGGTCAAGCATACCATACTCTAGGTCTAAGAGGCAGGTCTGACAGACATTCTTCAATTTACTGCAGGTTTGGCACACTTCAGTCTTCTTGAAACGCATGCGGACTCCAGGGCACCAGCGAAACACTGTGAATGGCCTGGCACAGATCTGGAACACAAAACAAGAGCCACAGAATGTTAATGGCCCTGATCTGGGCAATCTGGAGCTCTGATAACAATGGGGCATTCAAAAAAGGATCCCTGAATGTAGGGTTTAGAAGAGACCTTAGCAACCATCTAGTTGATTTGATGTTTCAATACAATTTTCAGCATCCTTCTCCAGCAAAAATTCAGAGTACAGAAATGAAATAGCCAAAAGGTCAAAGTTCTTCCCATCCTAGAGGTAAGCACCAATAATAATCTGAACCTTAATCTTTTttagggggagtggggagtgtCATAAAATTTTTTGAGAATCTTCTGACAGGGATGACCTTCCTCCTCAGCTAAAATGCTCATGTGGACAGTCATATACCACCTGGTATACAAACTCCTTCAATGCCCATCCACTGACATTAGAATCTCTACATCAGAGGGTTCATTTTCTTACCTCCCACATAAATAGTTGCCAACCAATGAATATATCAGTAATACATAAAAAGTTGTATGGCACTGATTTTTACTGGAAGACCTCAAAACTTAGTAAGCTGAAGgctaataagagaaaagaaaaatgaaacagaaatcatTACTCTTTAACAGACATACTTACTTTGCATTCCTTCCCATACTTTTCTTTGGtctataataggaaaaaaatagaaaagaactggagttacagaaagaaaaaagccaggtgtCTACTATTTCCTTAAACATAACCCAAGAAATGTGTCTGGAAATCCCTGGCAtcctagagagagagaaaaacaacaacaacaacaacaaaaaccaaaacccaaacttTTTTGGGAAGAGGGTAGGAAACATACTATAACAACATATTGTAAGTTATAACATCTCAAGAGTATACGGATCTGGGCCAGGtggcagcggctcacgcctgtaatcccaacactttgagaggccaaggtggaaggatcacttgagcccaggagttccagaccagcctgggcaacatagcaagacactgtctccacaggaaaaaaaaaaaaatagagtatatTCATCTAATACTAGGTAACTGAGTGTCTTTCCACAGCCACAACTCCTAGGTTCATTTTTGGCTCCCAAGTTCACTCCCAAGAACTAACATTCCTAATGGTTTCCACAATCCCTAAATCAGAGAGGATACAGCTATGGCCCGCCCACTTTACAAAGTTTAGTCAAAAGGTAGCTACTGTAGATTTCCCCTGTGCCAATGCCCGGAATATAGTAAATGTTCTGTTTAAACAGAACTATTCAAACATCTTGAACCATTCAAACATCTTGCACATACTAACATATCAACATCTCTACGACTACACAATAATACAGACCTAACCTAATTATTGTTAACTGGTTCTAATTTTACCCTTGTTTATAAGAAAGGGGGAATGCTTAAAGAGATAAAGTACACTGGCCAAAAGGCATTTGACCAGGAGTCAGGAAACCTAGTTTTTAGTTCTGGTTCTCCTCCTATCATGCTGACATTCCTACAGCCAGAATATCTGAACTTAAATCCCAGCTCCATTCATCACTATTGTATGAAAAGACACAAACGCTCTCACCTTCTGGTCAACAGACCTATTTCCTGGgtaaatgctcaacaaatactAGCTATCATGATTACTCCTACATTACAGGAGTGTTACCGGATTCGTAAGTAAGAGAATACACATGACAGTTCTTTGCAAGTCGTCCAGCACTTTGGGTTAGTAAAAGAGCATCATTTTTTCTGCTTGTCTAAGAGAAACACTTCACAGTGTGCAAGTACCACAACACTGACAGGACATGAATAACTCGTTTCACACGCGATCACTCACCATTCGGATATATGGGTTTTCTCCAAGACATGTCTGGCACAGAATGGGGAAGTCCTGGTGAAAATGGGAAATCTGGTTGAGGACCACCTTCCGAAGACCCTGACACCTCAGTGACACTTGGGGCGGCGAGGGGGCGGGAAGCCAGGGTGGGGAACAAGGTACGGCAGGAACCCGAAGTCCATCACGACCCGATCGCGGGAGGGGGCGCTGTCTGCACTTCCGGCAGGCGGcgggagaaaagaaaaccagctcGAATAGGCTGGAGGGGGCAGGGATGGAAAGGGCGCTGGTCCCGGGACCCTGGCTAAGCCCCCGCCCTTCAAGCCCGCAAGAGGATCGCCCTCCGGCCTCCTGCTCCGGCCAAAGCTAGGCCACCGCGTTGGCTCCTCCCCGGAATTCCTTCGGCCGCGCCGCAGGCCCTGTCCTGCGAGCTTGCAAGGTGCGCGGCTTCGCCTCCTCCTTCCATCCTCCTCCGGCAGGCACACTCACCGCATCCTCCCAGTTCTGCCTGTTGTAGGTGTTGGAACCCAGAGAGGTCGCCATCTTGAGAGCGTCCGGAGGCAGCTGTAGCTTCCGAGTTGGGAGAGAGGACCGCCACAATCCCGTCAAGCCCTGAGCCTAGCGCCGGGCTAGTCGGCGTCTTAATTACGCGTCCAGTGCCTCTTCCGGGGCGGAGCCTTTGCGTCATGACGTCGCCCGCTCTTGGAATTTCTAAGCTTAACAATCCGGGTGCTGTTATATTGTACCTGGATGCTTCATTTGAGTTTTTGCCTGCTTGGAAAGAAGGGCCACAGGTGCagctgatttatttaaaaattgggcGAAAGAATAAAGTAAGACGTAATGCTTAAGAGGCTGGGATTAAAACAGCGTTCCCTACCATTGAGGCGCTTATTATGCCAAATGCTGGGCGAACGTCTTGCGGTTCCATGTCTCATTTGTTCTTATAACCTCTCTGTAGGGCTGCCAGattcttattcattctctctctctctctgtctctctctttctcattacAGAACGTCTAAAGTTGAATTTCAGATCAACCGCGAATcgctttttaattataaatatacttGGTACCTACTTGTACTAAAGTAGGATTCGTGGTTGGTCTGAAAGTCACATCACTTAACCAAtcttcctgtattttatctggtaaCTCTACCCTGTAGGCAAGTATGATGATCCCtcttttatagaaaagaaaacaggtttagaGAGATTAATCTAATCTCTCCTGATTTAGCTCCTAGTTGTGGAGCTAAAAAGTGGTGAAGCCACAAATTCAAAGACATTAGTACTGTTTCATTTCCAGCTTCTGAAATGACAAGGGTCTTATGAATAAACATATGCATTATTTGATTTTTGGAATAACTCGTAACCACTCCGCCAATATTTTACGAGTTTCAAGCCATTCTGGTACCACTTTCATACTTAATGGGTCATCAAACTAcctaacatatttatttaaatcaccTCAGGAAAAAAAGGTTGATTTAAGTATAACTTCACataaatttttatcctttttagttttgaattttttacatACATTCACTACAGTCAAATATGGAATTGTCTATCATCCCCAAAGTTCCCTTGTTTCTGTAGTTAATCCACTTATCCCTATACTCAAACCATGGCAATCACTAATTTGTGTTCTGTccctagttttgccttttccagaatgtcatataaatggaatcctacatAGCCTTTTGgatctgatttttttcacttagtatttTGTAGTTGAGATTTCATCCATATTGTTACATGTatcaataatttcttcttttgtattactgagtagaattccattgtatggatatatcatacAATTCACTTGTCAGttgctggacatttgggttgttcccagATTTTAgtgaatataaataaaaccattatAAACATTGACATACAGATCGTTGTATGGAGATCGGTTTTCATTTTGCTTGTGTAAATACCTTAGAGTGAGATTATTTGTTCATATGGTAAGTATATCTTTGCCTTTATAAGAAAGTCCTTGGGTTTatctgagcttcttggatctgtgatTTGATGTcttattatatttggaaaattctcaagtATCATCTCTTCAGTCTTCTGCCTGGTTTCTACATCTGTGACTCCAATTTCACGTGTCTTGTGAGGGGTGCAAGGTCAGAAATAACAGAGTCCACATACATTTGTGTTTTTCCACAATGTCAGACTTTCACTGATGCTATTTCAATCAAAAAAGGCATGAACTATGTTGAGTTTCCAAGAAAGCAATTCTCCTTAGTACTTCCCACTCACTGAGCACTCAGAGCCTTGGACACACAGGCTCAAGGCTCTCCTTAGGTCAATAAATATTGCAAAGCATGCATAATAGTATACTTATTCCTCATATAAATATTACAGAGTGAACATTccacaaacaaaataacatttaacaTTAAGAGAAAAGGGATAGGAGCCCTTTCTCCTTTTAAGTttggagccctcaaaatcatctccttgcctccctttttccttctttcctcccccaattttttttttaaatctttgtggGACATGACTTCTAGGAATGAGCCTTCCTAGCAACATGGGACATGACTTCCTAGGAATGAGCCTTCCTCGCAACGTGGGACCTGAATTTCCTGGAATAAACCATCCTAGCGACAAGAAACCAGctcaaaaaaggaggaaaaagcaaCCTGAGGCCAGGAACACATActccttttaaaatgctttctccaaaagattttaaagaaaaaaagggggaaatgtgaaaggaaattaaatcttggGACCCCGTACTcattaagccaaagggaaaagtccaGCTGGGAAGTGGGTCACGCAAACCTGCCTCCCGcttttggttcctaaataagatggctaCAAGATGGAAAGCTACATGTTTCCCCCatattttgcccacaaggaaattcctagtGAGGAATTTTACTTTCctagaaaggaacaaagaaaagagaagaaaaaaatatatagggacTAGGCCAGATTTATAGcaacaaaaaggaaagcaaaccTGGAAGCTGGGTCAGGCTCTATTACTGCCTTCTCAATTAAAGCAATTCTCTGGGCAATCATTACCTTAGCCCTTTTGGTTGCACATTGACTTATTTGCAGACACATACTATAACAACACTGTAAGTAGAAGCAGGACAGAACACAAATTATTATTCCTCCTATTATAAGCAATAGCTTCTGCCACTAAATTCCCCAGGATCCAAACCAACCACTCAAGCAATGGATTAGTGAGGGTTTTGGATCTGACAGTTGGTTATCTGGGTTTTTGTATCAGTCATAAGTCAGGTTATGTTCTTCGATTCATCTGGAATATACACACAACGTTGTTTTTATGATGGCACAGGTTCCCTTGTGCTGCCGTGAGTATACCTAAAGCCATATAGTTCTGCAGCACAGCTTTCCTCATAAGCATGACTTCATTGCTTAGCAAAGAGGTACTCATGCAGCTACCATTTAGGGCCTTTGGGTGTAATTTGATAAAGCCTCTATATGCCATATAACATCTTAAATACCTATCTGTGGTACAAAGATTGAAGCTAAGTGATCATACCACTGGAATACCGAACGTGTCCAGTGAGATTGTAAATGAAAAGGGTTTGCTGGTTCTGGAAGGGTCTGAATTACTGGGCAACATATGGGGGAGGCAtgtagcttttcatcttgtagctatcttatttaggaaccaaaagCAGGAGACAGGTTTGTGTGACCCAGTTCCCAGCTCAACTTCTCCCTTTGGCTTAatgagtttggggtcccaagatttaatttcctttcacaatATATATTGTCcatatattctttctcttttgtttgagatgggggtctcactttgtcccccaggcatgatcatagctgtTACCtagaattcctgggttcaagggatcctccagccttagcctcccaagtagctgggaccatagaagcaggccacggtgcccagctaatttgtaacttttttgtagagacagggtctcgccatgttgcccaagctggtctcggaactcctgggctcaagtgattctccagccttggcctcccaaagtgctgggattacaagtgtgagccatggcacctggctccATATTTTTCACTAGTTTTAACATTGTAGGGGCCAACAGAAAAGTTCCCCTTTCCCCTCTTAAGATTCACTGAAAATTAACtagcaaaagacagattaataggagaaaaggcatacaaatttatttgatcatagttttacatgacacaggagccttcagaatgaagacccaaatgggaaattgtccatttatatgcttaggttcaacaaagtatggacagTTATGTAGAAATAGGATTGGATAAAAAGGGTACTGATTTAGTGctaatagactgagtggggaaacccagtgaggcctgtctgtctagattcttgGTCTCTCTCggcagcattccttccttctgggtatgGACAGGACCCTCTTTGGAATGGGCGTCTTATGACCTATGATCGAAAACAAGGTAGctcagataatttctttagagccagtttttacacagaaaagcAAGGgggaagttattttatttttatttttatttttgagacagagtgtcactgtgtcacccaggctggagtacaatggcgccatctcggttcactgcaacctccgcctcccgggttcaagtgattctcctgcctcagcctcccgagtagctgggattacaggtgcgcgccaccatgcctggctaatttttgtatttttagtagagacagggtttcaccatgttggtcaggctggtcttgaactcctgactttgtgatccacctgcctttgcctcccaaagtgctgggattacaggcgtgagtcaccgcacctagcctagagtagtatttttacattttatggctggctttggggaaaaggggttCTCTCTATGACCCACCTTGAGGAAAAGGGATTCAGTGTCTGTGGCTAGGCTTGGGGAAGAATGAAGGGCCAGAGACAGGAAGGCAGAAGGTCAGagaaacttttgcttctgaggctgcttcaGAGCCTTAACttggggtatcattttctgagccccaacatgTTAAAGTCTCTGTCCATTAGTTCAAACATCTGGGTCATTTCCACATACAGTCCTATAGATTGCTTTGTGAGGaatgtgttgtttatttttgcttttttgtgtgtcttgatTCTTTATTGAATGCCAGTCATTgcttacatattttcttttttttttttttttttttgagacaaggtctcactctctcgcccaggctggagttagtggtgcagtctcaactcactgcaacctctgcctcctgggttcaagcgattctcatgcttcagcctcatgagtagctgggactacaggcctgcaccactacacctggctaatttttgtacttttagtagagatggggtttcaccatgtcggccaggctggtcttgaactcttggcatcaagtgatctccctgcctcggcctcccaacatgctgggattacaggcgtgaggcaccgtacCTGGCCGAGTCATTGCTTATATAACAGAAGAGAATGAGGTAAATCATATTAATGCTCGGTAATGGGCAAGTGTGTTCTCTTAGACCATCTGCATGGGGTTTGGTCAATCTGGTCAGGAATCGAGCTGGgcttgggtttttttgagacggagttttgcttttgttgcccacattggagtgcactggtgcgatcttggctcaccgcaacctccacctcccgggttcaagtgattctcctgcctcagccttgtgagtagctgggattacaggcatgtgccaccacacccgactaattttgtagttttagtggagatggggtttctccatgttggtcaggctggtctcaaactcctggcctcaggtgatccgcctgcctcagcctcccaaagtgttgtgattacaggcatgagccaccgcacttggcttgGGCTTGGGTTTTATTGCTATGGTTGCTTTCAGTGTACCACAGATTTCACCTACTCTAGCATTATTCTGTATTGTAGGTTGGGGCTGAAGAACTCAAGTGTTCATGCTTCATCCTCAGCTTACAGCTGTCCTGCCTACCTGCACAGTGGTGGCTAACTTTCTAGGCCTTTGCCCATCCCCTAGAAATGGATGCTTGTTACTAGACACTTGGTAGGCTGGTAGTTGGGGAGAAGTAAAGGGGTTCTCTGTTGCTCTAATTCAATTCAGCCTCAGTCTTCAGCAGGCCCTATGTGTTGGCCTTGGGAATACACCTTTTCTCAGCATTCTTGCCCCCCAAAACTGGGCAAGATCATTAAATGAGTGTAAAGAGGAAAGAAGCGTGAGAAATGAGATTTGGTATACTGTAAGGTTGGGAAGATGGGAAAGAACTAGCAAAGAATACGGAAGAAAACTTTCTAGCAGGGTAGACAGAAAACTGTTACTGAACGAAACTGGGGTCTGCTCACCCAGTGCCGCAAAGTCACTGACATCAGGCtagtagcaagagaaaagtgaGGCATTTTATTTCAGGGCACCATGCAAGGAGAATTGCACAGACCATGCTTAAGACCCGAACTCTCAGATGGCTTAAAGGTATGGGCTTTTAaaggcagggaaagagagaggttacaggcaaagtcataaatcaatacatagaGACTATACATTGGTTTGATCTAAAACGGTGGGACATCTCAAAGCTGGGATGGGGGGTGGGCTCAAAGGTCTTAGGTGGATTCAAAGACTTTTTGATTTATGATTGGTTGAGGCAGTGAAGCTGTCTAAACTTGGGATccacagaaaagaatgttagctctgG
This sequence is a window from Papio anubis isolate 15944 chromosome 5, Panubis1.0, whole genome shotgun sequence. Protein-coding genes within it:
- the RBM22 gene encoding pre-mRNA-splicing factor RBM22 — protein: MATSLGSNTYNRQNWEDADFPILCQTCLGENPYIRMTKEKYGKECKICARPFTVFRWCPGVRMRFKKTEVCQTCSKLKNVCQTCLLDLEYGLPIQVRDAGLSFKDDMPKSDVNKEYYTQNMEREISNSDGTRPVGMLGKATSTSDMLLKLARTTPYYKRNRPHICSFWVKGECKRGEECPYRHEKPTDPDDPLADQNIKDRYYGINDPVADKLLKRASTMPRLDPPEDKTITTLYVGGLGDTITETDLRNHFYQFGEIRTITVVQRQQCAFIQFATRQAAEVAAEKSFNKLIVNGRRLNVKWGRSQAARGKEKEKDGTTDSGIKLEPVPGLPGALPPPPAAEEEASANYFNLPPSGPPAVVNIALPPPPGIAPPPPPGFGPHMFHPMGPPPPFMRAPGPIHYPSQDPQRMGAHAGKHSSP